A genomic region of Microbacterium schleiferi contains the following coding sequences:
- a CDS encoding MinD/ParA family ATP-binding protein: MADRSDSERAETEEHGVLDEERVDTSGIFLGGSTAQVSVAFPVPADDDDAIDEDFEEASGQERVVAGLSEPEHTDTAEAEIIDDLPVSVAHAHHDADVHDVEIEDAAAEDVATDTPEAAAPAEQNVATDGAETAAPVERVAVPVAQPVRAVEPSPVAFDVTLASKRLGELEVSREGADVLTADRLLDPHHVTKVEPEGFWQTALYRASGTLINLGDSKRARASKELSRRIAAPLPGGARFVPVLSRKGGVGKTTVTTLLGMALADARDDRVVAVDANPDRGTLAERISRTSGKTIRDLVRIKDDVVGYNDLSTIVARDETRLDVLASDADPRVSEAFGDDDYRAAAEVAAHYYSVVLTDTGTGIVHSVMAATLERADSLVVVAGLSIDEARLASETLTWLETNGYGAQVRGAVVVLNTTRPGSPLVRADEVEAHFRTRVRSVIRMPYDSHIASGAAIGFHEIHPATREAARQLAAAVVESLRVPATV; this comes from the coding sequence GTGGCAGATCGATCGGACTCGGAACGAGCGGAGACCGAAGAACACGGCGTCCTCGATGAGGAGCGGGTGGACACCTCCGGGATCTTCCTCGGCGGGTCGACCGCGCAGGTCAGTGTTGCCTTTCCGGTGCCCGCCGATGATGACGACGCCATCGACGAGGATTTCGAGGAAGCGTCCGGTCAGGAACGCGTCGTGGCGGGCCTCAGCGAACCCGAGCACACCGATACAGCAGAAGCCGAGATCATCGATGACCTCCCCGTTTCTGTGGCGCACGCTCACCACGACGCCGACGTGCACGACGTCGAGATCGAGGATGCCGCTGCCGAGGACGTGGCAACCGACACGCCCGAGGCTGCTGCCCCCGCCGAGCAGAACGTGGCGACCGACGGGGCCGAGACCGCTGCCCCCGTCGAGCGTGTCGCCGTTCCTGTGGCCCAGCCGGTTCGCGCCGTGGAGCCCTCGCCGGTGGCCTTCGATGTCACGCTCGCCTCGAAGCGTCTGGGTGAGCTGGAGGTCAGCCGCGAAGGCGCCGATGTGCTGACCGCTGACCGGCTGCTCGACCCGCATCACGTCACGAAGGTCGAACCCGAGGGGTTCTGGCAGACCGCGCTGTACCGGGCGTCGGGCACGCTCATCAACCTCGGTGACAGCAAGCGGGCACGCGCAAGCAAGGAACTGAGCAGACGCATCGCGGCGCCCCTTCCCGGTGGAGCCCGGTTCGTCCCGGTGCTCAGCCGCAAGGGCGGGGTCGGCAAGACCACGGTGACGACCCTTCTGGGGATGGCGCTGGCCGATGCGCGCGATGATCGCGTGGTCGCCGTCGATGCCAACCCCGACCGCGGCACGCTCGCGGAGCGCATTTCGCGCACCAGCGGCAAGACAATCCGTGACCTCGTGCGCATCAAGGACGACGTCGTCGGGTACAACGACCTGTCGACGATCGTCGCGCGTGACGAGACGCGTCTTGACGTCCTCGCCTCGGATGCCGACCCGCGCGTTTCCGAGGCGTTCGGCGACGATGACTACCGCGCCGCTGCGGAGGTCGCAGCGCACTACTACTCCGTGGTGCTTACCGACACCGGCACGGGCATCGTGCACTCCGTCATGGCGGCAACGCTCGAACGCGCTGATTCTCTCGTCGTCGTGGCGGGCCTCAGCATCGACGAGGCGCGCCTGGCATCCGAGACCCTCACGTGGCTTGAGACCAACGGCTACGGCGCCCAGGTACGCGGCGCCGTCGTGGTGCTCAACACCACCCGACCCGGCTCGCCGCTGGTTCGGGCAGACGAGGTCGAGGCGCACTTCCGCACGCGTGTCCGCTCTGTCATCCGGATGCCGTACGACTCCCACATCGCGTCGGGTGCCGCCATCGGTTTCCACGAGATCCACCCCGCCACGCGCGAAGCAGCACGTCAGCTCGCGGCGGCGGTCGTCGAGTCCCTGCGCGTCCCGGCGACGGTCTGA
- the lpdA gene encoding dihydrolipoyl dehydrogenase, whose protein sequence is MPHYDVVILGAGPGGYVAAVRSAQLGLSTAVIEEKYWGGVCLNVGCIPSKALLRNADLAHTFHAKADLFGISGDVHFDFGVAWDRSREVATGHVKGIHYLMKKNKITEYDGRGSFVDDHTIEVKTSEGGTETVTFDNAIIATGSTVRLLPGVSLSENVVTYEEQILTRELPKSIVIVGAGAIGMEFAYVLKNYGVEVTIIEFLDRALPNEDAEVSKEIARQYKKLGVDILTSTKVESVTDHGDKVTVTYTGNNDGAQGSIDADKVLMSIGFAPRVEGFGLEKTGVKLTDRGAIDIDDYMRTNVPHIYAIGDVTAKLQLAHVAEAQGVVAAETIGKAETMALGDYRMMPRATFCSPQVASFGLTEAQARDAGYDVKVAKFPFSANGKANGLGEAVGFVKVIADGEHLELLGAHMIGPDVSELLPELTLAQKWDLTALEAARNVHTHPTLSEAVQEAFHGLAGHMINI, encoded by the coding sequence ATGCCTCACTACGACGTCGTCATCCTTGGTGCCGGCCCCGGCGGGTATGTCGCGGCCGTCCGCAGCGCTCAGCTGGGACTTTCCACAGCGGTCATCGAAGAGAAGTACTGGGGCGGCGTGTGCCTGAACGTGGGGTGCATCCCCTCGAAGGCGCTGCTGCGCAACGCCGACCTGGCGCACACGTTCCACGCGAAGGCCGATCTGTTCGGCATTTCGGGTGACGTGCACTTCGACTTCGGCGTCGCCTGGGACCGCAGCCGCGAGGTGGCGACCGGCCACGTCAAGGGCATCCACTACCTGATGAAGAAGAACAAGATCACGGAGTACGACGGCCGTGGCTCGTTCGTCGACGACCACACGATCGAGGTGAAGACCTCCGAGGGTGGCACCGAGACCGTCACGTTCGACAACGCGATCATCGCGACCGGCTCCACGGTGCGCCTGCTGCCGGGCGTGAGCCTCAGCGAGAACGTCGTGACCTACGAGGAGCAGATCCTCACCCGCGAACTGCCGAAGTCCATCGTGATCGTCGGCGCCGGCGCCATCGGCATGGAGTTCGCGTACGTCCTCAAGAACTACGGCGTCGAGGTGACGATCATCGAGTTCCTCGACCGTGCGCTGCCCAACGAGGATGCCGAGGTCTCGAAGGAGATCGCGCGGCAGTACAAGAAGCTCGGGGTCGACATCCTGACCTCCACGAAGGTCGAGAGCGTCACCGACCACGGCGACAAGGTGACGGTGACCTACACCGGCAACAACGACGGCGCGCAGGGCTCGATCGACGCCGACAAGGTGCTCATGTCGATCGGGTTCGCCCCGCGCGTGGAGGGCTTCGGACTCGAGAAGACCGGGGTGAAGCTCACCGACCGCGGTGCCATCGACATCGACGACTACATGCGCACGAACGTGCCGCACATCTACGCGATCGGTGATGTCACGGCAAAGCTGCAGCTGGCCCACGTCGCCGAGGCACAGGGCGTTGTCGCTGCCGAGACGATCGGCAAGGCCGAGACCATGGCCCTCGGCGACTACCGCATGATGCCGCGTGCGACGTTCTGCTCGCCGCAGGTGGCCAGCTTCGGCCTCACCGAGGCACAGGCACGGGATGCCGGCTACGACGTGAAGGTCGCGAAGTTCCCCTTCAGCGCGAACGGCAAGGCGAACGGTCTGGGCGAGGCTGTCGGCTTCGTGAAGGTCATCGCCGACGGCGAGCACCTCGAACTCCTCGGCGCCCACATGATCGGACCGGATGTCTCGGAGCTTCTTCCCGAGCTGACCCTGGCCCAGAAGTGGGACCTCACCGCCCTCGAGGCCGCACGGAACGTCCACACGCATCCGACGCTGTCCGAAGCCGTGCAGGAGGCATTCCACGGCCTTGCCGGCCACATGATCAACATCTGA
- a CDS encoding FHA domain-containing protein yields the protein MEHNAPAEPDDIRRASGDPGTAVPGGRGADTTVSFGHDSDLSFVPFGSELTEIELEAIDALPSGSALMIVRSGPTAGARYLLDADVTTVGRHPEADIFFDDVTVSRRHAEITRSGTTFELVDQRSLNGTYVNGERVDRAVLTNGSEARVGKFRLNFFVSPADLEPAADQ from the coding sequence GTGGAACACAATGCGCCCGCTGAACCCGACGACATCCGTCGTGCCTCCGGCGACCCCGGAACCGCCGTTCCCGGTGGTCGGGGGGCTGACACGACAGTCTCGTTCGGACACGATTCCGACCTGTCGTTCGTGCCGTTCGGCAGTGAGCTGACCGAGATCGAGCTCGAGGCCATCGACGCGTTGCCGTCGGGATCGGCGCTCATGATCGTCCGGTCGGGGCCCACCGCCGGCGCCCGCTACCTGCTGGATGCCGACGTGACGACCGTCGGCCGCCACCCTGAGGCCGACATCTTCTTCGATGACGTGACGGTCTCGCGTCGTCACGCAGAGATCACCCGCTCCGGTACGACATTCGAGCTGGTCGACCAGCGCTCACTCAATGGCACGTACGTCAACGGAGAGCGCGTGGACCGAGCAGTCCTCACGAACGGCTCGGAAGCGCGTGTGGGCAAGTTCCGATTGAACTTCTTCGTCTCGCCGGCCGACCTCGAGCCCGCGGCGGACCAGTGA
- a CDS encoding peptide deformylase codes for MAVRPIRVFGDPVLRSPCAPIESIDEGTKALVADLLDTVELPGRAGVAAPQIGVGVRAFSYNVDGEIGYILNPVLVSVSGEPDLVGEGCLSVPGLWHDTLRYPHAVVHGIDLDGNPVVLEGDGLMAQALQHETDHLDGKLYLDRLDPARRKQAMREVRESDWF; via the coding sequence ATGGCAGTTCGTCCCATTCGTGTGTTCGGTGACCCCGTCCTGCGCTCGCCCTGCGCCCCGATCGAGTCGATCGATGAGGGGACGAAGGCGCTGGTCGCCGATCTGCTCGACACCGTCGAACTGCCGGGGCGCGCGGGAGTCGCTGCTCCCCAGATCGGCGTGGGCGTGCGTGCCTTCAGCTACAACGTGGACGGCGAGATCGGCTACATCCTGAACCCCGTGCTCGTCTCGGTCTCGGGGGAGCCCGACCTCGTGGGCGAGGGGTGCCTCTCGGTGCCGGGTCTGTGGCACGACACCCTGCGGTATCCGCACGCGGTCGTTCACGGCATCGATCTCGACGGTAACCCCGTGGTGCTCGAAGGCGACGGGCTCATGGCCCAGGCGCTCCAGCACGAGACGGATCACCTCGACGGGAAGCTCTACCTGGACAGGCTGGACCCCGCGCGTCGCAAGCAAGCGATGCGCGAGGTCCGCGAGTCCGACTGGTTCTGA
- a CDS encoding MerR family transcriptional regulator — MTAREAESTPSLTADLLFTDGLPALDDEVGYRGAVAARAAGITYRQLDYWARTELVEPTVRGASGSGSQRLYGFRDILVLKLVKRLLDTGISLQQIRTAVEQLRAAGIRDLAGTTLMSDGASVYLCTSNDEVIDLVSRGQGVFGIAVGKVWREVESTLVEFDTQVPETLDELSARRAARSA; from the coding sequence ATGACGGCACGCGAGGCGGAGTCGACGCCAAGCCTGACGGCAGACCTCTTGTTCACCGACGGCCTTCCCGCCCTCGACGACGAGGTCGGTTACCGCGGAGCTGTCGCAGCGCGGGCAGCCGGCATCACGTACCGGCAGCTGGACTACTGGGCCCGCACCGAGCTCGTCGAGCCGACCGTGCGCGGCGCATCCGGTTCCGGCTCGCAGCGGCTCTACGGTTTCCGCGACATCCTCGTCCTCAAGTTGGTCAAGCGCCTCCTCGACACCGGTATCTCGTTGCAGCAGATCCGCACTGCGGTCGAACAGCTGCGCGCTGCCGGCATCCGTGACCTGGCGGGTACGACGCTCATGAGCGATGGCGCATCGGTGTACCTGTGCACCTCGAACGACGAAGTCATCGACCTCGTCAGCCGCGGTCAGGGAGTGTTCGGCATCGCCGTCGGCAAGGTGTGGCGCGAGGTCGAGTCGACGCTGGTCGAGTTCGACACGCAGGTCCCGGAGACCCTCGACGAGCTTTCCGCGCGTCGCGCCGCCCGCTCCGCCTGA
- a CDS encoding AMP-dependent synthetase/ligase yields MVQFDTPAVVAPDPQANITDLLVERVKKTPQLALFAVPDGDGWRDITASEFLNQVVALAKGLVAGGIEPGDKVGFIARTTYEWTLVDFAIFFAGAVMVPIYETSSSTQIAWNLSDSGAVACICESADHEARLQEALAELPNVRSTWAMHNGDLDALIEKGTAITDDEIERRRSIAVGADIATLIYTSGSTGRPKGCVLTHSNFVELSRNSAEALKEVVAKPGVSTLLFITTAHVFARLISILNVHAGVKTGHQPDTKQLLPALGSFKPSYLLAVPRVFEKVYNSAEQKAEAGGKGKIFRTAAHTAIEHSKYVQEGRRVPFMMGLKFRLFDKLVYSKLREAMGGRIEYAVSGSAPLGERLGHFFHSIGVDILEGYGLTETTAPATVNLPGKSRIGTVGPVLPGVGVRIAEDGEIEVRGIDVFQEYWRNPEATAAAFDGEWFKTGDIGAFDKDGFLRITGRKKEIIVTAGGKNVAPAALEDPIRANPIVGQVVVVGDQKPFISALVTLDPEMLPTWLANNGLPADMSLDDAASNEAVRAEVQKAIDVANAFVSRAESIRKFVILPTEWTEASGHLTPKMSIKRNVIMADFSDEVDELYSVPVSTSNVSLS; encoded by the coding sequence ACATCACCGCATCCGAGTTCTTGAATCAGGTCGTCGCGCTGGCGAAGGGACTGGTCGCCGGTGGCATCGAGCCCGGCGACAAGGTCGGCTTCATCGCCCGCACGACCTACGAATGGACCCTCGTCGACTTCGCGATCTTCTTCGCGGGAGCCGTCATGGTTCCGATCTACGAGACGAGCTCCTCCACCCAGATCGCCTGGAACCTGTCGGATTCGGGCGCGGTCGCCTGCATCTGCGAGTCGGCCGATCACGAAGCCCGTCTTCAGGAGGCCCTCGCCGAGCTCCCGAACGTGCGCTCGACGTGGGCGATGCACAACGGCGATCTCGACGCGCTCATCGAGAAGGGCACCGCGATCACGGATGACGAGATCGAACGGCGCCGCTCGATCGCCGTGGGCGCCGACATCGCGACCTTGATCTACACGTCCGGGTCGACCGGGCGGCCCAAGGGATGCGTCCTGACCCACAGCAACTTCGTCGAGCTCTCGCGCAACTCCGCCGAGGCCCTCAAGGAGGTCGTCGCCAAGCCCGGGGTCTCCACGTTGCTGTTCATCACGACCGCTCACGTGTTCGCGCGTCTCATCTCGATCCTGAACGTCCACGCGGGCGTCAAGACCGGCCACCAGCCCGACACCAAGCAGCTCCTGCCCGCGCTCGGCTCGTTCAAGCCGAGCTACCTGCTGGCGGTGCCGCGCGTGTTCGAGAAGGTCTACAACTCCGCTGAGCAGAAGGCGGAAGCCGGCGGCAAGGGCAAGATCTTCCGCACGGCGGCCCACACGGCGATCGAGCACTCCAAGTACGTCCAGGAAGGACGTCGGGTGCCGTTCATGATGGGCCTGAAGTTCCGCCTGTTCGACAAGCTCGTCTACTCCAAGCTTCGGGAGGCAATGGGCGGTCGCATCGAGTACGCCGTGTCGGGGTCTGCTCCCCTGGGTGAGCGTCTCGGCCACTTCTTCCACAGTATCGGCGTCGACATCCTCGAGGGCTACGGCCTGACCGAGACGACGGCTCCCGCGACGGTCAACCTGCCCGGAAAGTCTCGGATCGGGACTGTCGGACCGGTGCTTCCGGGCGTCGGTGTGCGGATCGCGGAGGACGGCGAGATCGAAGTCCGCGGCATCGACGTGTTCCAGGAGTACTGGCGCAATCCCGAGGCGACCGCCGCGGCCTTCGACGGCGAGTGGTTCAAGACCGGCGACATCGGCGCCTTCGACAAGGACGGGTTCCTGCGGATCACCGGCCGCAAGAAGGAGATCATCGTCACGGCCGGCGGCAAGAACGTCGCCCCTGCCGCGCTCGAAGACCCCATCCGGGCAAACCCCATCGTTGGGCAGGTGGTCGTGGTCGGCGACCAGAAGCCGTTCATCTCGGCGCTGGTGACTCTCGATCCCGAGATGCTGCCGACGTGGCTTGCCAACAATGGGCTCCCGGCCGACATGTCCCTCGACGACGCGGCCTCGAACGAGGCTGTTCGCGCCGAGGTGCAGAAGGCCATCGATGTCGCCAACGCGTTCGTCTCGCGCGCCGAGTCGATCCGCAAGTTCGTCATCCTGCCCACGGAGTGGACCGAGGCCAGCGGTCACCTGACGCCGAAGATGAGCATCAAGCGCAACGTGATCATGGCCGACTTCAGCGACGAGGTCGACGAGCTCTACTCGGTGCCGGTCTCGACCTCGAACGTGTCGCTGTCCTGA
- a CDS encoding pyruvate carboxylase: MFRKILVANRGEIAIRAFRAAVELGARTVAVYPYEDRYSLHRLKADEAYQIGERGHPVRAYLDVDEIIRVARESGADAIYPGYGFLSENPDLAEKAAAAGITFIGPPAAVLEMAGNKVTAKQHAVSAGVPVLRSTDASDDVDALVAQSADIGFPIFVKAVAGGGGRGMRRVETPDELPPALAEAMREAGSAFGDARVFLEQAVQRPRHVEVQILADKTGHTVHLFERDCSVQRRHQKVIEIAPAPNLDPTVRDDLHRYAVAFAESIGYENAGTVEFLLETAGPRTGEVVFIEMNPRIQVEHTVTEEVTDVDLVQSQMLIASGTSLEELGLQQERIRLRGAALQCRITTEDPTQGFRPDTGKITTYRSPGGAGIRLDGGTTAAGSQISPHFDSMLAKLTCRGRDFGAAVLRARRALAEFRIRGVSTNIPFLQAVLEDPAFLVGDLSTSFIDERPELLRGRESKDRGSKMLNWLVDVTVNRPNGENPLTVTPALKLPTIDLTQEPPAGSRQRLLEVGPEGFARALREQTPLAVTETTFRDAHQSLLATRVRTKDLVAVAPYVARLTPELLSVEAWGGATYDVALRFLGEDPWERLDRLREALPNVAIQMLLRGRNTVGYTPYPTEVTDAFVAEAAASGVDIFRIFDALNDVSQMRPAIDSVLATGTAVAEVAMCYTGDLLSPAEDLYTLDYYLRLADQIVESGAHILAIKDMAGLLRPAAASALVSALRERFDLPVHVHTHDTAGGQLATLLAASAAGADAVDAAAAPMAGTTSQPSLSALVAALANTDRDTGIDLTAASDLEPYWEAVRHLYRPFESGLPGPTGRVYRHEIPGGQLSNLRQQAIALGLAEDFELIEDLYAAANDILGRVPKVTPSSKVVGDLALHLAAVKADPADFAANPERYDIPDSVVGFMAGELGDLPGGWPEPFRSKVLQGRERRVASAPLNAEDADKLAGSSDERRATLNRLLFPAPTKEFESVRDTFGDVSVLDTVDYLYGLEHGAEHVVEIERGVQLFVGLEAIGEADEKGMRTVMTTLNGQLRPVFVRDRSISVEVRQAEKADTSKPGQVAAPFAGVVTLKAAEGDRVSAGQPVASIEAMKMEAAITSPVDGVIERLVIGSPQHVDAGDLLLVVRPAG; the protein is encoded by the coding sequence ATGTTTCGCAAGATCCTGGTAGCAAACCGTGGCGAGATCGCGATTCGAGCCTTTCGTGCGGCGGTCGAACTGGGAGCTCGCACCGTCGCTGTCTATCCGTATGAGGATCGCTACTCGCTGCACCGGTTGAAGGCCGACGAGGCCTACCAGATCGGGGAGCGGGGACATCCGGTACGGGCGTACCTGGATGTCGACGAGATCATCCGCGTCGCACGCGAAAGCGGTGCCGACGCGATCTACCCCGGGTACGGCTTCCTCTCCGAGAACCCGGACCTCGCCGAGAAGGCTGCGGCAGCCGGCATTACCTTCATCGGGCCTCCCGCCGCCGTCCTCGAGATGGCCGGCAACAAAGTCACCGCGAAGCAGCACGCCGTGAGCGCCGGGGTCCCCGTGCTGAGGTCGACGGATGCCTCGGACGACGTTGACGCGCTCGTGGCCCAGTCCGCCGACATCGGCTTCCCGATCTTCGTCAAGGCCGTCGCCGGTGGTGGCGGGCGCGGGATGCGCCGGGTCGAGACCCCCGACGAGTTGCCGCCCGCTCTGGCCGAGGCGATGCGCGAGGCCGGCAGCGCTTTCGGAGACGCGCGCGTCTTCCTCGAGCAGGCCGTGCAGCGTCCCCGCCACGTCGAGGTGCAGATCCTGGCCGACAAGACCGGGCACACGGTGCACCTATTCGAACGGGACTGCTCGGTGCAGCGCCGTCACCAGAAGGTGATCGAGATCGCCCCCGCGCCGAACCTCGACCCGACCGTTCGCGACGACCTTCACCGCTACGCCGTCGCCTTCGCCGAATCGATCGGGTACGAGAACGCGGGCACTGTCGAGTTCCTGCTCGAGACCGCGGGCCCGCGCACGGGTGAGGTCGTCTTCATCGAGATGAACCCCCGCATCCAGGTCGAGCACACCGTGACCGAAGAGGTCACGGATGTCGACCTCGTCCAGTCCCAGATGCTGATCGCCTCGGGCACGAGCCTGGAGGAGCTGGGGCTTCAGCAGGAGCGGATCCGTCTTCGGGGCGCCGCCCTGCAGTGCCGGATCACGACCGAAGACCCCACGCAGGGTTTCCGCCCCGACACCGGCAAGATCACGACTTACCGATCGCCGGGTGGTGCCGGCATCCGCCTGGATGGCGGCACGACTGCGGCCGGCTCGCAGATCAGCCCGCACTTCGACTCGATGCTCGCCAAGCTCACCTGCCGCGGGCGCGACTTCGGCGCCGCCGTGCTGCGGGCCCGGCGCGCGCTGGCCGAGTTCCGCATCCGCGGGGTCTCGACCAACATCCCGTTCCTGCAGGCGGTGCTCGAAGACCCTGCCTTCCTCGTCGGAGACCTCTCGACCTCGTTCATCGACGAGCGCCCCGAGCTGCTGCGCGGACGCGAGTCCAAGGACCGCGGATCCAAGATGCTGAACTGGCTGGTCGACGTCACCGTCAACCGCCCCAACGGCGAGAACCCGCTGACGGTCACTCCCGCGCTGAAGCTCCCCACGATCGATCTGACGCAGGAGCCGCCCGCCGGTTCGCGCCAGCGCTTGCTCGAAGTGGGCCCGGAGGGCTTCGCGCGCGCCCTGCGCGAACAGACCCCGCTCGCGGTCACCGAGACCACCTTCCGTGATGCGCATCAGTCGCTTCTTGCCACGCGGGTGCGCACGAAAGACCTCGTCGCCGTGGCCCCTTACGTCGCTCGGCTCACACCCGAGCTGCTCTCGGTCGAAGCGTGGGGCGGCGCCACCTACGATGTCGCACTGCGTTTCCTCGGCGAGGACCCCTGGGAGCGTCTCGACCGGCTCCGCGAGGCCCTGCCGAACGTTGCGATCCAGATGCTCCTTCGCGGGCGGAACACGGTGGGCTACACGCCGTACCCGACCGAGGTGACGGATGCGTTCGTCGCCGAGGCCGCCGCCAGCGGCGTCGACATCTTCCGCATCTTCGACGCCCTCAACGACGTGTCTCAGATGCGTCCCGCGATCGATAGCGTGCTGGCAACCGGAACGGCTGTCGCCGAGGTCGCGATGTGTTACACCGGCGACCTGCTCAGCCCCGCTGAGGACCTCTACACCCTCGACTACTACCTGCGGCTGGCCGATCAGATCGTCGAGTCCGGTGCGCACATCCTCGCGATCAAGGACATGGCGGGACTGTTGCGGCCGGCGGCGGCATCCGCGCTCGTCAGCGCGCTGCGCGAGCGGTTCGATCTGCCCGTGCACGTCCACACCCACGACACCGCCGGCGGGCAGCTCGCGACGCTCCTGGCGGCCTCCGCCGCGGGTGCGGATGCCGTCGATGCGGCAGCCGCTCCGATGGCCGGAACCACGAGCCAGCCCTCGCTGTCGGCGCTCGTGGCAGCCCTGGCCAACACCGACCGAGACACCGGGATCGACCTCACGGCGGCATCCGATCTCGAACCGTACTGGGAGGCGGTCAGGCACCTCTATCGCCCCTTCGAGTCCGGTCTTCCGGGCCCGACCGGGCGTGTCTACCGGCACGAGATCCCCGGCGGACAGCTCTCGAACCTGCGTCAGCAGGCGATCGCCCTGGGCCTTGCCGAGGACTTCGAGCTCATCGAAGACCTGTATGCGGCTGCCAACGACATCCTTGGTCGCGTGCCGAAGGTGACGCCGTCGTCGAAGGTCGTCGGTGACCTCGCGCTGCACCTCGCTGCCGTCAAGGCCGACCCCGCTGACTTCGCGGCCAACCCCGAGCGCTATGACATCCCGGACTCCGTCGTCGGTTTCATGGCCGGCGAACTGGGCGACCTGCCGGGCGGATGGCCCGAGCCGTTCCGCTCGAAGGTCCTGCAGGGGCGTGAGCGTCGCGTCGCGTCGGCCCCGCTGAACGCCGAGGATGCCGACAAGCTCGCCGGTTCCTCGGACGAGCGGCGTGCGACTCTCAACCGGCTGCTTTTTCCGGCGCCGACCAAGGAGTTCGAGAGCGTTCGTGACACGTTCGGTGACGTGAGCGTCCTCGACACCGTCGATTACCTCTACGGGCTCGAACACGGCGCAGAGCACGTCGTGGAGATCGAGCGCGGTGTGCAGCTGTTCGTCGGTCTGGAAGCGATCGGTGAAGCCGACGAGAAGGGCATGCGGACCGTCATGACCACGCTCAACGGTCAGCTTCGTCCCGTGTTCGTGCGAGACCGCAGCATCTCGGTCGAGGTACGACAGGCTGAGAAGGCCGACACCTCGAAGCCGGGCCAGGTGGCCGCGCCCTTCGCGGGAGTCGTGACGCTGAAAGCCGCCGAGGGGGACCGGGTTTCTGCCGGTCAGCCGGTCGCCTCGATCGAAGCGATGAAGATGGAAGCGGCCATCACCTCGCCGGTTGACGGAGTCATCGAACGACTCGTGATCGGGTCACCGCAGCACGTGGACGCCGGTGATCTTTTGCTCGTCGTACGACCCGCCGGATAG
- a CDS encoding MerR family transcriptional regulator, translated as MAGVPARDRASSAGLLSIGQVLARLSPEFPGLSSSKLRFLEVQGIVTPTRTESGYRKFAPADVERLRLALTLQRDHYLPLHVIRGYLDDVDAGRDPVTPIPAPPTSIVAAPRRYRRDELLAAAGAAPQLLNDAISTGVIAAAESYTEQTVALLRCLVALDRHGIEPRHIRTLRQSAERDAALVESAVAPLARRTDATSRGRAEELAPELARRLEEVRSIFLRSALERFLS; from the coding sequence ATGGCGGGTGTTCCCGCCCGTGATCGCGCCTCGTCTGCGGGGCTTCTGAGCATCGGCCAAGTCCTCGCGCGGCTCTCTCCCGAATTCCCCGGGCTGAGTTCGAGCAAGTTGCGCTTCCTCGAAGTGCAGGGCATCGTCACCCCCACGAGGACCGAGTCGGGCTACCGCAAGTTCGCTCCCGCCGATGTCGAGAGATTGCGGCTTGCGCTCACGCTGCAGCGCGATCACTATCTGCCGCTTCACGTCATCCGTGGGTATCTCGACGATGTGGATGCCGGACGCGATCCTGTCACTCCGATCCCTGCGCCGCCGACCTCGATCGTCGCGGCACCCCGCCGCTACCGGCGCGACGAATTGCTCGCCGCCGCCGGGGCCGCACCGCAGCTGCTCAACGACGCCATCAGCACGGGAGTGATCGCTGCAGCGGAGAGCTACACCGAGCAGACTGTGGCGTTGCTGCGGTGCCTGGTCGCCCTCGATCGCCACGGGATCGAGCCGCGCCACATCCGGACGCTTCGCCAGAGCGCCGAGCGCGACGCGGCACTCGTCGAATCTGCAGTCGCCCCGCTCGCGCGTCGCACCGACGCCACCTCGCGGGGAAGAGCCGAGGAACTCGCGCCCGAACTGGCGCGCCGTCTCGAGGAGGTACGCTCGATCTTCCTGCGCTCTGCCCTCGAGCGATTCCTCTCCTAG